From the genome of Neomonachus schauinslandi chromosome 5, ASM220157v2, whole genome shotgun sequence, one region includes:
- the ERI2 gene encoding ERI1 exoribonuclease 2 — MATKKLARQLGLIRRKSVVPASGNLGRSKSKQLFDYLIVIDFESTCWNDGKRHQSQEIIEFPAVLLNTSTGEFESEFHAYVQPQEHPILSEFCMELTGIKQAQVDEGVPLRICLSQFCKWIQKIQQQKKIIFAAGISDLPNSKVKLCAFVTWSDWDLGVCLEYECKRKQLLKPAFLNSWIDLRVTYKIFYRRKPKGLSGALQEVGIEFLGREHSGLDDSRNTALLAWKMIRDGCLMKITRSLNKVPTKKNSSVFARNLNTNQVEERSSCNSSIQGLSIDDREPKNIVNSHEKVHMRSGGVNSPIKVQQDQFQLKSNIKAGLHNGKSYLSLFNTKSSTSLEQLPSASLNTPMQKHIRNEHLAFNTKSKSSSIGSELVLVSTTISSVHHVSDTEMSSALDCLPMLADWEDVALLPASQPEQSIDCIPSISDSNLDTSFNSIERLMVLKEGTEETPQKSGTSKFVVYKSPHTTIYHVKEAKDPDSDVSDFKLPECKSSSFNSVNATMSHPSVLGKYPLILGGTKRNLSSPLSVPPAKKQTLTVHEEKPTSSDGSPVRSCSQKVLPSILASTVNLQEPWKSGKMTPPLCKCGRRSKRLVVSNNGPNHGKVFYCCPIGKYQENRKCCGYFKWEQTLQKERANSRVLSHSPGGLTFSSPEISHICDRNVNFSTKNSLRLRPSMRN; from the exons gcAGCTTGGATTAATTAGAAGAAAGTCAGTTGTACCAGCAAGTGGAAATCTAGGAAGAAGCAAATCTA AGCAGTTGTTTGACTACTTAATTGTCATTGATTTTGAGTCAACATGTTGGAATGATGGGAAACGCCACCAGAGCCAAGAAATAA TTGAATTTCCAGCAGTATTGCTGAATACATCAACTGGAGAGTTTGAATCTGAGTTCCATGCTTACGTTCAGCCTCAAGAACATCCAATTCTTTCTGAATTTTGCATGGAACTGACAGGCATAAAACAG GCTCAAGTTGATGAAGGAGTCCCTCTGAGGATTTGCTTATCTCAGTTCTGTAAATGGATTCAGAAGattcaacaacagaagaaaattatttttgctgcTGGGATTTCAGATCTGCCTAATTCCAAAGTAAAATTATGTGCATTTGTTACTTGGTCAg ACTGGGACTTGGGGGTTTGcctggaatatgagtgtaaaagAAAACAGCTGTTAAAACCTGCATTCTTAAATTCTTGGATTGATCTCAGAGTAACTTACAAG attttctatagaagaaaaccaaaaggacTAAGTGGTGCCCTGCAGGAAGTGGGAATAGAATTCTTAGGACGAGAACATTCTG GGTTGGATGATTCTCGGAATACTGCCCTACTTGCTTGGAAAATGATCAGGGATGGTTGCTTAATGAAAATTACAAGGTCCTTGAACAAG GTCCCCACTAAGAAGAATTCCAGCGTTTTCGCCAGAAATTTGAATACGAATCAAGTTGAAGAAAGATCCTCCTGCAACAGTAGCATTCAGGGTCTGAGTATAGATGATAGGGAGCCTAAAAATATAGTAAATTCTCATGAGAAAGTTCACATGAGGTCAGGTGGTGTGAATTCTCCTATAAAGGTACAACAGGATCAGTTCCAGCTAAAGAGCAATATAAAAGCAGGTCTTCATAATGGCAAAAgctatttatctctttttaataCAAAGTCCTCTACTTCTCTGGAGCAGTTGCCATCTGCCAGCTTGAACACACCTATGCAGAAGCACATAAGAAACGAACACCTTGCATTTAATACCAAATCTAAGTCTTCATCAATTGGTTCAGAATTGGTACTTGTATCAACTACCATTTCATCTGTTCATCATGTTTCTGATACGGAAATGAGTTCTGCTCTTGATTGTTTACCTATGTTGGCTGATTGGGAGGATGTAGCTTTACTGCCAGCATCTCAGCCTGAGCAAAGTATAGATTGTATACCTTCCATTAGTGACTCAAACTTAGatacctcatttaattctatAGAAAGATTAATGGTTTTGAAAGAAGGCACAGAAGAAACTCCTCAAAAATCTGGGACCTCGAAGTTTGTTGTATATAAGAGTCCACATACTACTATTTAtcatgtgaaagaagccaaagatCCAGATTCAGATGTTTCTGACTTTAAATTACCTGAATGCAAATCAAGTAGCTTCAACAGTGTTAATGCCACTATGTCTCATCCTTCAGTTTTGGGGAAATACCCCCTCATTTTAGGTGGTACTAAAAGGAATCTATCCAGTCCTCTATCTGTCCCACCAGCAAAAAAACAGACCCTCACTGTTCATGAAGAAAAGCCTACATCATCTGATGGCTCCCCAGTGAGAAGTTGTTCCCAGAAGGTCCTCCCCTCTATCTTAGCTTCTACAGTTAACCTACAAGAGCCTTGGAAGAGTGGGAAAATGACACCTCCTTTATGCAAGTGTGGCCGAAGATCTAAGAGACTTGTTGTTTCTAATAATGGACCAAACCATGGAAAAGTCTTCTATTGTTGCCCAATTGGGAAAtaccaagaaaacagaaaatgttgtGGTTATTTCAAATGGGAACAAACACTTCAAAAGGAGAGAGCCAACAGCAGAGTTCTGTCTCATTCCCCAGGGGGACTCACTTTTAGTTCCCCAGAAATAAGCCATATTTGtgacagaaatgtaaatttttctaCTAAAAATTCATTGAGACTCAGACCTTCAATGAGGAATTGA